Proteins from a genomic interval of Methanococcoides sp. AM1:
- a CDS encoding cation:proton antiporter has product MESIYLLQIALAVLVMSLVAQSLSKIFKMPVLIFLLVEGIIIGPEVLGILDPTLLGEGLTAIVSLSVAVIVFDGGLHIDVKSIRSIQQGVLSLVTVGVMITFICATFFTYYIVGLPLEISAVFGALVTATGPTVITPVVRQVRVNHRVSKTLELEGILNDAVSVILAALVFEVIISELSGFEVVGFLLYRAMIGLIMGVASGFLLTRFLSRSVHSEQVVRFVTFTSVIATFVIAESLGAESGILAVALFGIIVGTSNVPYKAALKEFKSDLVVMMLSLIFILLAAMLKFEDIFRIGTVGIIVVLLLIFFVRPLSVFASTARTTFRTKEKLFISFVGPRGVVPASIATYFAIKLNGLNITGGQELVGLVFLTVIITVFMTGFLSKPVARFLGVIPMEILVVGGGEVGRILSERFEKRGENVVVIESSEENCQRLMKSGIRVVHGDAEDVNVLKKAGIENAKYFIASTDQDNTNLLVCQIAKTKFGFKEDQIIARVNNMENLHAFWDLEIRAMSPAMSTALFLDNMVGRPHMFSMCEVGEGGDILEVKVTNPKVSGKAIKELSLPEDSLLLMVRRGDESFIANGNLVLEFDDMVTVIGEGDAAKIVADLLGR; this is encoded by the coding sequence GTGGAATCCATATATTTGTTACAGATCGCACTTGCTGTTCTGGTAATGAGTCTTGTGGCCCAAAGCCTGAGCAAAATATTCAAGATGCCTGTTCTTATCTTCCTTCTGGTCGAAGGTATCATAATAGGACCTGAGGTTCTTGGTATACTGGACCCGACACTTCTTGGGGAAGGTCTGACAGCAATCGTTTCATTATCTGTGGCAGTGATCGTATTTGATGGAGGTCTTCACATCGATGTGAAGTCCATACGGTCTATCCAGCAGGGTGTGCTAAGTCTTGTTACAGTTGGTGTGATGATCACATTTATTTGTGCAACATTTTTCACCTACTACATCGTTGGTCTTCCACTGGAGATATCTGCCGTATTTGGAGCATTGGTGACTGCAACGGGACCTACTGTGATCACTCCTGTTGTAAGGCAGGTGCGTGTAAATCACAGGGTAAGCAAAACGCTTGAGCTTGAAGGAATACTTAATGATGCTGTGAGTGTTATCCTGGCTGCGCTTGTGTTCGAGGTAATTATTTCCGAACTTTCAGGATTTGAAGTTGTAGGCTTTTTGCTCTACAGGGCGATGATAGGTCTTATTATGGGTGTAGCGAGTGGGTTTTTGCTAACTCGCTTTTTGTCACGTTCAGTCCACTCTGAGCAGGTGGTCCGTTTTGTGACATTTACCTCAGTGATAGCAACTTTTGTCATAGCTGAGTCATTAGGTGCAGAATCAGGAATTCTTGCAGTGGCGCTTTTCGGTATTATTGTAGGGACTTCTAATGTTCCTTACAAAGCTGCACTGAAAGAATTCAAATCAGACCTTGTGGTCATGATGCTGTCATTGATATTCATTCTCCTGGCTGCAATGCTAAAGTTCGAAGATATATTCAGGATCGGAACTGTCGGGATAATTGTTGTATTGCTGCTGATATTCTTTGTCAGGCCGCTTTCCGTGTTCGCCAGTACTGCAAGGACAACTTTCAGGACAAAAGAAAAGCTGTTCATTTCATTTGTAGGGCCACGTGGCGTTGTTCCTGCATCAATTGCAACATATTTCGCAATTAAGCTCAATGGCTTGAACATAACAGGTGGTCAGGAACTTGTTGGTCTGGTATTCTTAACTGTAATTATTACTGTGTTCATGACAGGTTTCCTGTCAAAACCTGTAGCTAGATTTTTAGGAGTGATACCTATGGAAATTCTTGTAGTAGGCGGAGGGGAAGTCGGAAGGATCCTCTCTGAAAGGTTTGAAAAGAGGGGTGAAAATGTTGTTGTTATTGAATCCTCTGAAGAGAACTGCCAGCGTTTGATGAAATCCGGAATACGCGTGGTTCATGGTGATGCTGAAGATGTCAATGTGCTTAAAAAAGCGGGTATCGAAAATGCAAAGTATTTCATTGCAAGTACTGATCAGGATAATACTAACCTTCTGGTCTGCCAGATAGCCAAGACCAAGTTCGGCTTCAAAGAAGATCAGATCATTGCAAGGGTCAACAACATGGAGAACCTTCATGCGTTCTGGGACCTTGAGATCCGTGCCATGAGCCCTGCCATGAGTACTGCTCTTTTCCTTGACAATATGGTCGGAAGGCCGCATATGTTCTCTATGTGTGAGGTAGGCGAAGGCGGTGATATACTTGAGGTCAAGGTTACAAATCCAAAAGTTTCCGGCAAAGCCATCAAAGAGCTATCACTTCCTGAGGATAGCCTGTTGTTGATGGTAAGGCGGGGGGATGAGTCATTTATCGCAAACGGAAACCTTGTGCTGGAATTCGATGATATGGTCACGGTCATAGGTGAAGGGGATGCTGCAAAGATCGTTGCAGACCTGTTAGGCAGATAA